Proteins encoded together in one Pseudomonas asiatica window:
- the potA gene encoding polyamine ABC transporter ATP-binding protein produces the protein MAVASGAYKKALEGGQQPKQVLVKIDRVTKKFDETVAVDDVSLEIRKGEIFALLGGSGSGKSTLLRMLAGFERPTEGRIFLDGVDITDMPPYERPINMMFQSYALFPHMTVAQNIAFGLQQDKMPKAEIDARVAEMLKLVHMTQYAKRKPHQLSGGQRQRVALARSLAKRPKLLLLDEPMGALDKKLRSQMQLELVEIIERVGVTCVMVTHDQEEAMTMAQRIAIMHLGWIAQIGSPVDIYETPTSRLVCEFIGNVNLFEGEVVDDAEGHAIIASPELERKIYVGHGITTSVEDKHITYALRPEKMLVTTQQPTCEHNWSRGKVHDIAYLGGHSVFYVELPSGKVVQSFVANAERQGTRPTWGDEVYVWWEDDSGVVLRS, from the coding sequence ATGGCAGTTGCCTCCGGTGCCTATAAAAAAGCCCTCGAGGGTGGCCAGCAACCCAAGCAGGTGCTGGTCAAGATCGACCGGGTCACGAAAAAGTTCGACGAAACGGTAGCCGTGGACGATGTGTCCCTGGAAATCCGCAAGGGCGAGATCTTCGCCCTGCTGGGGGGCTCCGGTTCCGGCAAGTCCACCTTGCTGCGCATGCTGGCCGGCTTCGAACGCCCGACCGAAGGGCGGATCTTCCTCGATGGCGTCGACATCACCGACATGCCGCCCTACGAGCGGCCGATCAATATGATGTTCCAGTCCTACGCGCTGTTCCCGCACATGACCGTGGCGCAGAACATCGCCTTCGGTCTGCAGCAGGACAAGATGCCCAAGGCCGAGATCGACGCCCGCGTGGCCGAGATGCTCAAGCTGGTGCACATGACCCAGTACGCCAAGCGCAAGCCGCACCAGCTGTCCGGTGGCCAGCGCCAGCGCGTGGCACTGGCCCGCTCGCTGGCCAAGCGCCCCAAGCTGCTGCTGCTCGACGAGCCGATGGGTGCACTGGACAAGAAACTGCGTTCGCAGATGCAGCTGGAACTGGTGGAGATCATCGAGCGCGTTGGCGTGACCTGCGTGATGGTGACCCACGACCAGGAAGAGGCCATGACCATGGCCCAGCGCATCGCCATCATGCACCTGGGCTGGATCGCCCAGATCGGCTCGCCGGTGGACATCTACGAGACGCCTACCAGCCGCCTGGTGTGCGAATTCATCGGCAACGTCAACCTGTTCGAAGGTGAAGTGGTCGACGACGCCGAAGGCCACGCGATCATTGCCAGCCCGGAGCTGGAGCGCAAGATCTATGTCGGCCACGGCATCACCACGTCGGTGGAAGACAAGCACATCACCTACGCCCTGCGCCCGGAAAAGATGCTGGTCACCACCCAGCAACCGACCTGCGAGCACAACTGGTCGCGCGGCAAGGTTCACGACATTGCCTACCTGGGTGGCCACTCGGTGTTCTACGTCGAGTTGCCGAGCGGCAAGGTCGTCCAGTCGTTCGTCGCCAACGCCGAGCGCCAGGGCACCCGCCCGACCTGGGGCGATGAAGTGTACGTGTGGTGGGAAGACGACAGCGGCGTGGTACTGCGGTCATGA
- a CDS encoding ABC transporter permease subunit: MKLRKLKRAFQRITPEGRHLVIGVPFIWLFLFFMLPFFIVLKISFAEADVAIPPYTEIYSYVEDKVQLVLNLANYGLLTEDELYISAYLGSLKMAFFSTLLCLLIGYPMAYAIANAKKETQTVLLLLIMMPTWTAILIRVYAWMGILSNNGLLNGFLLWTGLIDQPLQILNTNLAVYIGVVYSYLPFMILPLFANLVKHDPSLLEAASDLGSSTFNSFWKITVPLSKNGIIAGCMLVFIPVVGEFVIPELLGGPETLMIGKVLWQEFFNNRDWPVASALAVVMLAILIVPILLFNRSQAKEMEGRA, from the coding sequence ATGAAACTGCGCAAGCTCAAGCGAGCCTTCCAGCGTATTACCCCGGAGGGGCGGCACCTGGTGATCGGCGTGCCGTTCATCTGGCTGTTCCTGTTCTTCATGCTGCCGTTCTTCATCGTGCTGAAGATCAGCTTCGCCGAAGCCGACGTGGCGATCCCGCCGTATACCGAGATCTACAGCTACGTCGAAGACAAGGTCCAGCTGGTGCTCAACCTGGCCAACTATGGCCTGTTGACCGAGGATGAGCTGTATATCTCGGCCTACCTGGGCTCGCTGAAGATGGCCTTCTTCAGCACCCTGCTGTGCCTGTTGATCGGCTACCCGATGGCCTATGCCATTGCCAACGCCAAGAAGGAAACCCAGACGGTCCTGCTGTTGCTGATCATGATGCCGACCTGGACCGCGATCCTGATCCGCGTCTATGCCTGGATGGGCATTCTCAGCAACAACGGCCTGCTCAACGGCTTCCTGCTGTGGACCGGGTTGATCGACCAGCCGCTGCAAATCCTCAACACCAACCTGGCGGTGTACATCGGCGTGGTCTATTCGTACCTGCCGTTCATGATCCTGCCGCTGTTCGCCAACCTGGTGAAGCACGACCCGAGCCTGCTCGAGGCCGCTTCGGACCTGGGTTCGAGCACCTTCAACAGCTTCTGGAAGATCACCGTACCACTGTCGAAGAACGGCATCATCGCCGGCTGCATGCTGGTGTTCATCCCGGTGGTGGGCGAGTTCGTGATTCCTGAACTGCTTGGCGGCCCGGAAACCCTGATGATCGGCAAGGTGCTGTGGCAAGAGTTCTTCAACAACCGTGACTGGCCGGTGGCCTCTGCGCTGGCGGTGGTCATGCTGGCGATCCTGATCGTGCCGATCCTGCTGTTCAACCGCAGCCAGGCCAAAGAAATGGAGGGCAGGGCATGA
- a CDS encoding ABC transporter permease subunit has translation MKRFSFSKLMLVLGLLFIYLPMLILVIYSFNASKLVTVWGGWSVKWYVGLLDNTQLMGSVMRSLEIACYTAVAAVALGTLAAFVLTRVTRFKGRTLFGGLVTAPLVMPEVITGLSLLLLFVAMAQMIGWPQERGIVTIWIAHTTFCAAYVAVVVSARLRELDLSIEEAAMDLGAKPWKVFFLITIPMIAPSLAAGGMMSFALSLDDLVLASFVSGPGSTTLPMEVFSAVRLGVKPEINAVASLILLSVSLVTFFVWYFSRQAEERRRKAIQQAIEEGAAANASQPQVKRPAQVAASA, from the coding sequence ATGAAGCGCTTCAGTTTCTCCAAGCTGATGCTGGTGCTCGGCTTGCTGTTCATCTACCTGCCGATGCTGATCCTGGTGATCTACTCGTTCAACGCCTCCAAGCTGGTGACGGTGTGGGGTGGCTGGTCGGTGAAGTGGTACGTCGGCCTGCTCGACAACACCCAGTTGATGGGGTCGGTGATGCGTTCGCTGGAAATCGCCTGCTACACGGCGGTGGCGGCGGTGGCGCTGGGTACCTTGGCGGCGTTCGTGCTGACCCGGGTTACCCGCTTCAAGGGCCGCACGCTGTTCGGTGGCCTGGTCACTGCGCCGCTGGTAATGCCTGAGGTGATCACCGGCCTGTCGCTGTTGCTGCTGTTCGTGGCCATGGCGCAGATGATCGGCTGGCCGCAGGAGCGTGGCATCGTCACCATCTGGATCGCCCATACCACGTTCTGTGCCGCGTATGTGGCGGTGGTGGTGTCGGCACGCCTGCGGGAGCTGGACCTGTCGATCGAGGAAGCGGCGATGGACCTGGGTGCCAAGCCGTGGAAGGTGTTCTTCCTGATCACCATCCCGATGATTGCACCATCGCTGGCGGCGGGCGGCATGATGTCGTTCGCCCTGTCGCTGGATGACCTGGTACTGGCGAGTTTCGTCTCCGGCCCTGGTTCGACCACCTTGCCGATGGAAGTGTTCTCGGCGGTGCGCCTGGGCGTGAAGCCGGAGATCAACGCCGTGGCCAGCCTGATCCTGCTGTCGGTGTCGCTGGTGACCTTCTTCGTCTGGTACTTCAGCCGCCAAGCGGAAGAGCGCCGGCGCAAGGCGATACAGCAGGCGATCGAAGAGGGCGCTGCGGCGAATGCTTCGCAGCCACAGGTGAAGCGCCCGGCGCAGGTTGCGGCGTCGGCCTGA
- a CDS encoding REP-associated tyrosine transposase codes for MPLAESHRLRRGRYSEPGRLYLLTTITHQRKPLFHDFDNARLVVKHLRVSNDIQDCHSLASVVMPDHLHWLVELKEVALGTLMRKFKSRTAIALRKAGVRHKPIWQPGYHDHALRREECVVHVARYIVANPLRAGLVRSVRDYPHWDAVWL; via the coding sequence ATGCCATTAGCCGAATCCCACCGACTGCGTCGTGGGCGCTACTCCGAGCCAGGCAGGCTCTACCTGCTGACCACCATCACGCACCAACGAAAACCACTGTTCCATGACTTCGACAATGCTCGCCTGGTGGTCAAACATCTGCGGGTTTCAAATGACATTCAGGATTGCCATTCCCTGGCCTCGGTAGTGATGCCGGACCACCTGCACTGGCTGGTCGAGCTGAAGGAAGTGGCATTGGGAACGTTGATGCGCAAGTTCAAATCACGCACAGCCATTGCGTTACGCAAGGCAGGTGTCAGGCACAAACCGATCTGGCAACCCGGTTACCATGACCATGCGCTGCGGCGGGAAGAGTGTGTGGTGCATGTAGCCCGGTACATTGTTGCCAATCCTCTGAGAGCAGGATTGGTCAGGAGTGTCAGGGACTATCCACACTGGGATGCGGTATGGCTTTGA
- a CDS encoding DUF3077 domain-containing protein: protein MTTHVPNHPKNSSTVGRETCMDLFRVQANIPFNHAFSELSVMLGCINHLTTEAEMENDRLAGSAARILSGFAKALIDDIELGLNKASVQL from the coding sequence ATGACAACGCACGTTCCAAATCACCCAAAAAACAGCAGCACCGTCGGCCGCGAAACCTGCATGGACCTGTTTCGCGTCCAGGCCAACATCCCCTTCAACCATGCCTTCTCCGAACTCTCCGTAATGCTCGGTTGCATCAATCACCTGACGACCGAAGCCGAGATGGAAAATGACCGGCTGGCCGGTAGTGCCGCGAGAATTCTCAGTGGCTTTGCAAAAGCACTGATCGATGACATCGAACTGGGACTGAACAAGGCTTCAGTTCAGCTCTGA
- a CDS encoding efflux RND transporter periplasmic adaptor subunit, which yields MTLIRPLLVVCLGLVSLLSGCSKEETTETLPRVGVQQVSPTDFAARVTLTGDVQARVQTDLSFRVGGKIISRSVDVGDHVKANQVLARLDPKDLQNNVDSAKAEVFAAQARVTQTSAAFVRQQKLLPKGYTSQSEYDSAEAALRSNQSALKAAQAQLANANEQLSYTALVSEADGVITERQAEVGQVVQATMPIFSLATDGDRDAVFNVYESLLVAPPSDAGVIVSLLDDPKVQARGFVREITPTVSAQSGTVQVKVGLRDVPPGMQLGAPVTATTNAQGRPSIELPWSALTKALHEPAVWVVGEGDKVELRKVEVSRYLTGRIVVASGLKGGETVVVNGGQLLHPGMQVLKVDAKAKGGEL from the coding sequence ATGACGTTGATACGTCCGCTGTTGGTCGTCTGCCTGGGGCTTGTGTCCCTGCTGTCGGGCTGTAGTAAGGAAGAAACCACCGAAACACTGCCACGCGTAGGCGTGCAACAGGTATCACCCACCGATTTCGCTGCCAGGGTCACCCTGACTGGCGATGTGCAGGCGCGGGTGCAGACCGACCTGTCGTTCCGGGTGGGCGGCAAGATCATTTCGCGCAGTGTCGATGTCGGCGACCACGTAAAGGCCAACCAGGTGTTGGCGCGGCTGGACCCGAAAGACCTGCAGAACAATGTCGACTCGGCCAAGGCCGAGGTGTTCGCCGCGCAGGCGCGGGTCACCCAGACCAGTGCCGCGTTCGTGCGCCAGCAAAAGCTGTTGCCCAAGGGCTACACCAGCCAGAGCGAATACGATTCCGCCGAAGCCGCGCTGCGCAGCAACCAGAGCGCGCTCAAGGCCGCGCAAGCGCAATTGGCCAATGCCAACGAACAACTGAGCTATACCGCGCTGGTCTCCGAGGCCGATGGGGTCATCACCGAGCGCCAGGCCGAGGTCGGCCAGGTGGTTCAAGCGACCATGCCAATCTTCAGCCTGGCCACCGATGGCGACCGTGATGCCGTGTTCAATGTCTACGAATCGCTGCTGGTGGCCCCGCCCAGCGACGCTGGAGTGATCGTCAGCCTGCTGGACGACCCCAAGGTTCAGGCCCGTGGCTTCGTGCGCGAAATCACCCCTACGGTGTCCGCGCAAAGCGGCACGGTACAGGTCAAGGTCGGGCTGAGGGATGTGCCGCCAGGGATGCAACTGGGTGCACCGGTGACGGCCACCACCAATGCCCAGGGCCGACCAAGTATCGAGCTGCCATGGTCGGCACTGACCAAGGCCCTGCATGAGCCCGCCGTCTGGGTAGTGGGCGAGGGTGACAAGGTAGAGCTGCGCAAGGTCGAGGTCAGCCGTTACCTCACCGGCAGGATCGTGGTCGCCAGTGGCCTGAAAGGCGGCGAGACCGTGGTGGTAAATGGCGGGCAGTTGCTGCACCCCGGCATGCAGGTACTGAAGGTCGATGCCAAGGCCAAAGGGGGTGAGCTATGA
- a CDS encoding efflux RND transporter periplasmic adaptor subunit — translation MKRLLLMLSAGVLLAGCSSEDEVPEPIRPVLSVKVEPQVQSQLGRFAGSIQARFESTLGFRVSGRIARRWLDVGAQVKPGDTLATLDPTDQQNQLRAAEGDLAKVQAQWINAQADARRQQQLYDRGVGAQAQLDIAQTNLKTTSAALEQARSALSQARDQLDYSTLRTDHAAVITAWQAEAGQTVTAGQAVVTLARPDVKEAVIDLPIGLAEQLSKGLTFTVASQLDPTINTTASLRELEPQADATTRTRRARLTLASTPAAFHLGTAISVTLSSEVSPRSELPLSALLERDGKTQVWVIDTQQKTVATRDVALIGRTADSIVLTSGVQPGERVVTAGVNSLKPGQKVTFDEDAQ, via the coding sequence ATGAAGCGCCTGCTGCTGATGCTGTCGGCCGGCGTGCTGTTGGCCGGCTGCAGTAGCGAGGATGAAGTGCCGGAGCCGATTCGGCCGGTGCTGTCGGTCAAGGTCGAACCCCAGGTGCAGTCGCAGCTGGGCCGCTTCGCCGGCAGTATCCAAGCCCGTTTCGAAAGCACCTTGGGCTTCCGGGTTTCCGGGCGTATTGCCCGGCGCTGGCTGGATGTGGGCGCCCAGGTGAAACCGGGCGACACCCTGGCCACCCTCGACCCGACCGACCAGCAGAACCAGTTGCGCGCCGCCGAGGGCGACCTGGCCAAGGTGCAGGCGCAGTGGATCAACGCCCAGGCCGATGCCCGCCGCCAACAACAGCTGTACGACCGTGGCGTAGGCGCCCAGGCCCAGCTGGATATCGCTCAGACCAATCTGAAAACCACCAGTGCGGCGTTGGAGCAAGCGCGCTCTGCGCTCAGCCAGGCGCGTGACCAGCTCGATTACAGTACCCTGCGCACCGACCACGCCGCGGTAATCACTGCCTGGCAGGCCGAAGCCGGGCAAACCGTCACCGCCGGCCAGGCCGTGGTAACCCTGGCCAGGCCGGATGTGAAGGAAGCGGTGATCGACCTGCCGATCGGCCTGGCCGAGCAGTTGAGCAAAGGCCTGACGTTCACCGTTGCTTCGCAGCTGGACCCGACCATCAACACCACCGCCAGCCTGCGGGAACTGGAACCCCAGGCCGACGCCACCACTCGCACCCGCCGCGCGCGCCTGACCCTGGCCAGCACCCCGGCGGCCTTCCACCTGGGCACCGCCATCAGCGTGACCCTGAGTTCGGAGGTGTCGCCGCGCAGTGAACTGCCCTTGAGTGCCTTGCTCGAGCGCGACGGCAAGACCCAGGTATGGGTGATCGATACGCAACAGAAGACCGTGGCCACTCGTGATGTGGCCCTGATCGGTCGAACCGCCGACAGCATCGTCCTGACCTCGGGCGTACAGCCCGGCGAGCGGGTGGTGACTGCGGGCGTGAATAGCCTCAAGCCTGGCCAGAAGGTCACCTTCGACGAGGATGCGCAATGA